The Betta splendens chromosome 4, fBetSpl5.4, whole genome shotgun sequence genome contains a region encoding:
- the pde6d gene encoding retinal rod rhodopsin-sensitive cGMP 3',5'-cyclic phosphodiesterase subunit delta isoform X1, giving the protein MSSDEDRAREILKGFKLNWMNLRDAETGKVLWQGTEDLSVPGIEHEARVPKKILKCKAVSRELNFSSSEKLEKFRLEQKVFFRGQCLEEWFFEFGFVIPNSTNTWQSLIEAAPESQMMPANVLTGNVIIETKFYDDDLHVSTSRVRLFYV; this is encoded by the exons ATGTCTTCAGACGAAGACAGGGCCAGGGAAATTTTGAAAGGCTTCAAACT AAACTGGATGAATCTCCGTGACGCAGAGACAGGCAAAGTGCTCTGGCAGGGAACTGAGGACCTCTCTGTACCAGGCATAGAACATGAAG CTCGTGTTCCAAAAAAAATTCTGAAGTGTAAAGCAGTGTCCAGAGAGCTGAATTTTTCTTCATCAGAGAAGCTTGAGAAGTTTAGGCTGGAGCAGAAGGTTTTCTTCAGAGGACAGTGTCTAGAAG AGTGGTTCTTTGAATTTGGTTTCGTCATTCCCAACTCCACCAACACATGGCAGTCTCTGATAGAGGCAGCTCCAGAGTCCCAGATGATGCCAGCCAATGTTCTAAC GGGTAACGTGATCATAGAGACAAAGTTCTACGATGATGACCTCCATGTCAGCACCTCCAGAGTACGTCTTTTCTACGTCTGA
- the pde6d gene encoding retinal rod rhodopsin-sensitive cGMP 3',5'-cyclic phosphodiesterase subunit delta isoform X2 produces MNLRDAETGKVLWQGTEDLSVPGIEHEARVPKKILKCKAVSRELNFSSSEKLEKFRLEQKVFFRGQCLEEWFFEFGFVIPNSTNTWQSLIEAAPESQMMPANVLTGNVIIETKFYDDDLHVSTSRVRLFYV; encoded by the exons ATGAATCTCCGTGACGCAGAGACAGGCAAAGTGCTCTGGCAGGGAACTGAGGACCTCTCTGTACCAGGCATAGAACATGAAG CTCGTGTTCCAAAAAAAATTCTGAAGTGTAAAGCAGTGTCCAGAGAGCTGAATTTTTCTTCATCAGAGAAGCTTGAGAAGTTTAGGCTGGAGCAGAAGGTTTTCTTCAGAGGACAGTGTCTAGAAG AGTGGTTCTTTGAATTTGGTTTCGTCATTCCCAACTCCACCAACACATGGCAGTCTCTGATAGAGGCAGCTCCAGAGTCCCAGATGATGCCAGCCAATGTTCTAAC GGGTAACGTGATCATAGAGACAAAGTTCTACGATGATGACCTCCATGTCAGCACCTCCAGAGTACGTCTTTTCTACGTCTGA
- the pde6d gene encoding retinal rod rhodopsin-sensitive cGMP 3',5'-cyclic phosphodiesterase subunit delta isoform X3, which yields MSSDEDRAREILKGFKLNWMNLRDAETGKVLWQGTEDLSVPGIEHEARVPKKILKCKAVSRELNFSSSEKLEKFRLEQKVFFRGQCLEDEFNKHYGPAESGQRYHSITNNLNKG from the exons ATGTCTTCAGACGAAGACAGGGCCAGGGAAATTTTGAAAGGCTTCAAACT AAACTGGATGAATCTCCGTGACGCAGAGACAGGCAAAGTGCTCTGGCAGGGAACTGAGGACCTCTCTGTACCAGGCATAGAACATGAAG CTCGTGTTCCAAAAAAAATTCTGAAGTGTAAAGCAGTGTCCAGAGAGCTGAATTTTTCTTCATCAGAGAAGCTTGAGAAGTTTAGGCTGGAGCAGAAGGTTTTCTTCAGAGGACAGTGTCTAGAAG ATGAATTCAACAAACACTATGGCCCTGCAGAGTCTGGCCAACGCTACCACAGTATAACAAACAACCTGAACAAAGGATGA